Proteins encoded within one genomic window of Cryptococcus tetragattii IND107 chromosome 12, whole genome shotgun sequence:
- a CDS encoding 60S ribosomal protein uL13 — MSAFSAQPIVIDGKGHLLGRLASVVAKQILTGQKVTVVRCEEINCSGSFFRNKIKYHNYLHKRHIVNPKKSGPFHFRAPSRILYKAIRGMVPHKTSRGAAALKRLELYEGVPPAQDRVKKMVVPAALRVLRLKPGRKFCTLKRISAEVGWNYKDVVDRLEEKRKVKGQAYFERKQAALKLRAKAEASAPKDAKLAEFGY; from the exons ATGTCCGCTTTCTCCGCCCAGCCTATCGTCATTGACGGCAAAGGTCACCTCCTCGGTCGACTTGCTTCGGTCGTTGCCAAGCAG ATCCTCACTGGCCAAAAGGTCACCGTTGTCCGATGTGAGGAGATCAACTGCTCTGgttccttcttcaggaACAAGATCAAGTACCACAACTACCTCCACA AGCGACACATTGTCAACCCCAAGAAGTCTGGTCCTTTCCACTTCCGCGCTCCTTCCCGAATCCTCTACAAGGCCATCCGCGGTATGGTTCCCCACAAGACTTCTCGAGGTGCCGCCGCCCTCAAGCGACTTGAGCTTTACGAGGGTGTCCCCCCCGCCCAGGACCGagtcaagaagatggttgTCCCTGCTGCCCTCCGTGTCCTCCGATTGAAGCCCGGAAGGAAGTTCTGCACCCTCAAGAGGATTAGCGCCGAGGTCGGATGGAACTACAAGGACGTTGTTGACAGgcttgaggagaagaggaaggtcAAGGGTCAGGCTTACTTTGAGCGCAAG CAAGCCGCTCTCAAGCTCCGTGCCAAGGCCGAGGCTTCTGCCCCCAAGGACGCCAAGCTCGCCGAGTTCGGCTACTAG